A stretch of the Thermodesulfobacteriota bacterium genome encodes the following:
- a CDS encoding putative quinol monooxygenase gives MLILIAKFKTKPEFREELIGLAQNAIPQSRNEEGCIIYEFLQDPFDQDSFTFYEKWRSREDLDLHFGEPHFKEFAENVTDLIEGEPSLISYEIESETKIS, from the coding sequence ATGCTCATACTGATAGCTAAATTTAAAACCAAACCAGAGTTCAGAGAGGAGTTGATCGGGCTTGCACAAAATGCGATACCTCAATCAAGAAATGAAGAGGGCTGCATAATCTACGAATTTCTTCAGGATCCTTTTGACCAAGACTCTTTTACTTTTTATGAGAAATGGAGAAGTCGAGAGGATTTGGATCTTCATTTTGGCGAACCACATTTTAAAGAATTCGCAGAGAATGTAACTGATCTAATCGAGGGGGAGCCTAGCCTAATTTCATACGAGATAGAAAGTGAGACTAAAATATCATAG
- a CDS encoding carboxymuconolactone decarboxylase family protein → MSSEKYEKGLLKLEEISPGAADRTKASLEDIAPDMVKYLMEFVFGEISSRPGLDMRAREITAVASLASLGTAPNQLKVHIKGALNCGCTREEIVEVLMQVLVYAGFPAALTGLRLAKEVFKEIDEAS, encoded by the coding sequence ATGTCTAGTGAAAAATATGAAAAGGGACTTTTAAAGTTAGAGGAAATCTCCCCTGGCGCAGCCGATAGAACAAAGGCAAGTTTGGAAGATATAGCGCCCGATATGGTGAAATATTTGATGGAGTTTGTATTTGGCGAAATATCCTCACGCCCTGGGCTCGATATGAGGGCGCGTGAGATTACAGCAGTGGCATCACTTGCAAGCTTGGGAACAGCTCCTAACCAATTAAAAGTTCATATTAAAGGAGCACTAAATTGTGGCTGTACAAGAGAGGAAATAGTTGAGGTATTAATGCAAGTTTTAGTATATGCCGGTTTCCCAGCTGCGCTTACAGGGCTCAGATTAGCAAAAGAAGTATTTAAAGAAATAGACGAAGCGTCCTAG